The following coding sequences are from one Pelmatolapia mariae isolate MD_Pm_ZW linkage group LG4, Pm_UMD_F_2, whole genome shotgun sequence window:
- the LOC134625432 gene encoding neuropeptide B-like has protein sequence MKRSSKLALPIVVISVLVACSPTEAWYKQVAGPTYYSVGRASGLLSGIRRSAFVRREEPHHADTDESATNNVFSEIPASSSILKTMPVCIKDITPNLQSCERIQDIKASFRCKADVFLSLDSSDCEAD, from the exons ATGAAGAGGTCTTCTAAACTCGCGCTCCCCATTGTAGTCATCTCAGTGCTGGTCGCTTGCAGTCCAACGGAGGCATGGTACAAGCAGGTGGCCGGCCCAACCTACTACTCCGTAGGCAGGGCGTCCGGTTTGCTGTCCGGTATCCGGAGATCAGCTTTCGTGAGGAGAGAGGAGCCGCACCATGCAGACACTGACGAGTCCGCAACAAACAACGTGTTCTCTGAGATCCCGGCGTCCAGTTCCATCTTGAAGACGATG CCCGTTTGTATAAAAGATATTACACCAAACCTGCAGAGCTGTGAACGCATCCAGGACATCAAGGCTTCATTTCGGTGCAAAGCAGACGTCTTCCTCTCTCTGGACTCCTCAGATTGTGAAGCAGACTAA
- the LOC134625433 gene encoding guanine nucleotide-binding protein G(o) subunit alpha-like, whose translation MFSCLNVLPASLQLCLGMCLHKDVAEEHKKAKLQSSKIERDLHKHASMENNVVKILMLGAPETGKSTIVKQIKIIHNHGFSKQELRSFKPAVLDNLLTSMKTVLQGMGTLRINLANKQNKDHAHSILSCSQCLGDDQELLPFMAHAFCALWSDQGVRAAAARGYEFELNDSALYFFENMSRIVAPNYVPTDADVLRVRLRTCGIIETQFQVDETMFRLYDVRGQQSERRKWLSCFEGIQAVVFVVALNSYDMTLLEDPSVNRLQESLELFSSICIHTVFQQTTMILFMNKTDLFREKILKSGRHLRLYHSSFKGADGDVDAAAHHITAMFSACNSNPDRPVYHHFTTAIDATSVQVAFHVIVDQIMRGNLEAVQLV comes from the exons ATGTTTTCATGTCTAAATGTACTGCCAGCCTCACTGCAG CTGTGCCTGGGAATGTGccttcacaaggatgttgcAGAGGAGCATAAAAAGGCAAAACTCCAAAGCTCTAAAATAGAACGGGACCTTCACAAACATGCGAGCATGGAGAACAATGTGGTCAAAATCCTTATGCTCG GTGCTCCAGAGACTGGAAAGAGTACAATTGTCAAACAGATAAAGATAATCCATAATCATGGATTCTCCAAACAAGAGCTTAGAAGTTTCAAG CCTGCAGTACTGGACAATCTTCTGACCTCTATGAAGACTGTTCTGCAAGGCATGGGGACACTGAGGATAAACCTTGCTAACAAGCAGAATAAG GATCATGCTCACTCCATCCTGTCCTGCAGCCAGTGTTTAGGGGACGATCAGGAGCTCCTTCCTTTTATGGCTCATGCTTTCTGTGCACTTTGGTCTGACCAAGGAGTCCGAGCAGCTGCAGCCCGAGGATACGAGTTTGAGCTGAACGACTCTGCTCTCTA TTTCTTTGAGAACATGAGTCGAATCGTCGCACCAAACTACGTTCCCACAGATGCAGATGTTCTGAGAGTCAGATTGAGGACCTGTGGAATCATTGAGACACAGTTTCAAGTTGATGAAACTATGTTTCG GCTGTATGATGTCAGAGGCCAGCAAAGTGAGAGGAGGAAGTGGCTAAGCTGCTTTGAAGGTATTCAAGCTGTGGTGTTTGTTGTGGCCCTCAACAGCTATGATATGACACTACTGGAGGATCCTTCTGTG AATCGGCTGCAAGAAAGTCTTGAACTTTTTTCATCAATCTGCATCCACACAGTTTTCCAGCAAACCACCATG ATTCTGTTCATGAACAAAACTGACCTTTTCCGGGAAAAGATCCTAAAATCTGGAAGACACTTGAGACTTTACCATTCTAGCTTTAAAG GTGCTGATGGTGATGTGGATGCTGCAGCCCACCATATCACTGCAATGTTCTCAGCATGTAACAGCAACCCTGACAGGCCTGTGTACCACCACTTCACCACTGCCATAGACGCCACAAGCGTACAGGTCGCATTTCATGTGATCGTTGATCAGATTATGAGGGGGAACCTAGAGGCTGTTCAGCTTGTTTAA